GGTGAGGAAGCCAGCTTTATTGTTTTAGTAGACGGAAAAAATGTGCTCGCCCTGGCTACCAGTCAAGATCACAAACGTTTATTGGACGCTGATCAGGGCCCTAATACTGGTGGTATGGGTGCGTACTCTCCAGCGCCAGTCGTTACCCCTGAAATTCATGCGCGCGCCTTGCGCGAAGTAATCATGCCAACGGTCAAAGGCATGGAAGCTGACGGCCTGCCGTATACCGGCTTCTTGTACGCTGGTTTGATGATTGCCCCCGATGGCAAGATCAAGACTTTAGAGTTTAATTGCCGCATGGGTGACCCCGAGACTCAGCCAATCATGGCTCGCTTGCGCAGTGACTTAGTCAATGCCTTAGATCATGCGGTAGATGGCAAGCTCAATGAAGTCGAACTCGAATGGGATCGTCGCACAGCCCTAGGCGTTGTCTTGGCTGCTCACAACTACCCAGACACCCCACGTAGTGGTGATGTCATCACCGGTATTCCAAGCGATACCGACGATCAAATGACTTTTCATGCGGGCACCAAGTTACAAGATGGTAAGTTGCTGACCTCTGGAGGCCGTGTCATGTGCGTAGTCGGTCTAGCCGATACAGTGCGAGGCGCCCAACAAAAAGCTTACGACGCTATTAATCAGATTCATTTTGATGGCATGCAATATCGTAAAGATATTGGCTACCGCGCAATCAAGTAACGGCTAAATAAAAAGCTAAATACATTTTGTCA
This genomic interval from Polynucleobacter necessarius contains the following:
- the purD gene encoding phosphoribosylamine--glycine ligase, giving the protein MKILLIGSGGREHALAWKLAQSPQVQTVYVAPGNGGTATAKQSTAGIENLPITDLQELADFAKREKIHLTVVGPEAPLAAGIVDVFRNNGLRIFGPTQLAAQLESSKDFSKAFMKRHGIPTADYQTFSSALEAHAYIDAKGAPIVIKADGLAAGKGVVVAMTLAEAHAAVDMMLADNKLGNAGARVVIEEFLTGEEASFIVLVDGKNVLALATSQDHKRLLDADQGPNTGGMGAYSPAPVVTPEIHARALREVIMPTVKGMEADGLPYTGFLYAGLMIAPDGKIKTLEFNCRMGDPETQPIMARLRSDLVNALDHAVDGKLNEVELEWDRRTALGVVLAAHNYPDTPRSGDVITGIPSDTDDQMTFHAGTKLQDGKLLTSGGRVMCVVGLADTVRGAQQKAYDAINQIHFDGMQYRKDIGYRAIK